Proteins encoded together in one Alteribacter keqinensis window:
- a CDS encoding S8 family peptidase yields the protein MRRIIGLSAFFSIALLTVLGVWFFSEHQQKDLAQDKQDGLQAHMDQVFADDVSYTVRMFMDKMEDQLIRWAESATQEDNLSNLQEEIHDHPHFHGFAVVHDNGETTKVGKVTENPVERLTKEKKEGVYISEPYVENGTQKLLMGTKDDQAWCIGEMDLSFVSSFVKDLAVITGENGQFFLGASNMAVDFDAQEAEAPYVKTSIPDLDWDVFVHSEPTKELDTPFKQGEVVVRIKDGADAKALAEAHQAALLHEEGNDCLFRDSSRSTDQLVSEFAADPGVIFAEPNYSVEKQTSFHKKRSHPALENKPSLFEPQQQEGKAPNDELYDPYQWNLEQITIEEGWQITSGNAEIPIAIIDSGVDPEHVDLEDKITGGYNAFEDNGNYYDEHGHGTHVAGVAAAITNNVEGIAGVSWENPILAVKALDANAEGNSFSIAEAIRWSVDNGARVINMSLGDSHDSEVMRDAVRYAYEQDVVLIAASGNEAVETPMYPAAYPEVFTVAALDPEGQRAAFSNFGTHVDVSAPGEHIPSTYIGNEYVAMSGTSMASPHVAGLAGLILSINPGLSNEEVYDIMRNSCDDIGNSGFDAYTGHGVINVTRAINMAGGE from the coding sequence ATGAGACGAATCATAGGACTATCTGCTTTCTTTTCCATTGCCCTGCTGACTGTTCTTGGGGTTTGGTTTTTTTCTGAACATCAGCAAAAAGACCTTGCACAGGATAAGCAGGACGGACTGCAGGCACATATGGATCAAGTATTTGCTGATGATGTATCTTACACTGTAAGAATGTTTATGGACAAAATGGAAGACCAGCTTATCAGGTGGGCTGAAAGTGCAACTCAGGAAGATAATTTATCAAACCTTCAGGAAGAAATTCATGATCACCCTCACTTCCACGGTTTCGCAGTTGTTCATGATAACGGTGAAACAACCAAGGTCGGGAAGGTAACTGAGAATCCTGTGGAAAGGCTGACCAAGGAGAAAAAAGAAGGGGTATATATTTCCGAACCCTATGTTGAGAATGGAACACAGAAGCTTTTGATGGGTACGAAAGATGATCAAGCCTGGTGTATTGGAGAAATGGATTTATCCTTTGTAAGTTCATTTGTAAAAGACCTGGCTGTAATTACAGGGGAAAATGGCCAGTTTTTCCTCGGTGCAAGCAATATGGCTGTCGATTTTGATGCTCAGGAAGCAGAAGCTCCTTATGTAAAAACATCCATACCTGATCTGGACTGGGACGTGTTTGTTCACAGTGAGCCTACTAAAGAGCTGGATACGCCATTTAAACAAGGTGAAGTTGTTGTAAGGATCAAGGATGGAGCCGATGCAAAGGCGTTGGCTGAAGCTCACCAGGCTGCGCTTCTTCATGAAGAAGGGAACGACTGCTTATTCCGGGACAGCAGCCGTTCAACAGATCAGCTCGTTTCGGAATTTGCAGCAGACCCGGGTGTTATTTTTGCAGAACCGAACTATTCTGTTGAAAAGCAGACCTCATTCCATAAAAAGCGGTCTCATCCGGCTCTTGAAAACAAACCAAGTTTGTTCGAACCGCAGCAGCAGGAGGGGAAAGCCCCGAATGACGAGCTTTATGATCCTTACCAATGGAACCTCGAGCAGATTACAATTGAGGAAGGATGGCAGATCACTTCAGGAAACGCAGAAATTCCTATTGCGATTATTGACAGTGGTGTAGATCCTGAACATGTTGACTTAGAGGATAAAATAACCGGTGGTTATAATGCTTTTGAAGATAATGGAAATTATTACGATGAACATGGTCACGGAACACACGTTGCAGGTGTAGCAGCTGCAATAACAAATAACGTGGAAGGAATTGCAGGAGTATCCTGGGAGAATCCGATCCTGGCTGTCAAGGCTCTCGATGCAAATGCGGAAGGGAATTCTTTTTCCATTGCAGAGGCAATCCGGTGGTCAGTTGATAACGGAGCGAGGGTCATTAATATGAGCCTGGGGGACAGTCATGACTCCGAGGTTATGAGAGACGCGGTCCGCTATGCTTATGAACAGGATGTTGTTCTGATAGCGGCTTCGGGTAATGAAGCAGTTGAGACACCGATGTATCCCGCTGCCTATCCTGAAGTTTTCACTGTAGCTGCTCTGGATCCTGAAGGACAGCGGGCTGCATTCTCAAACTTTGGAACCCATGTGGATGTATCAGCTCCAGGTGAACATATTCCAAGCACGTACATCGGTAACGAATATGTAGCGATGAGCGGAACCTCCATGGCGTCTCCCCACGTTGCAGGTCTTGCCGGCTTGATTTTAAGTATAAATCCTGGTTTGTCCAATGAGGAAGTGTATGATATTATGCGTAACTCTTGTGATGATATCGGGAACAGTGGTTTTGATGCCTATACCGGACACGGTGTCATTAATGTAACCCGTGCAATTAATATGGCAGGCGGAGAATAA
- a CDS encoding PucR family transcriptional regulator — MLTIKEALKLPALHETIIRAGESGTDHTIKWVTTVEIIEDISRFQEGEFLVTTGFGLNEDTPYKERLISLIKEKKLAGMALYTGFYIPHIPDELIDAADDAGLPLIEIPPSINFSTVTKAILEQMANRQIRILEDSLSIHKEMTKLALSNDGLDQILKKLSELTHSSMFVFDDMFQLHAYVKRHGQMQVEKNGIYMNNDPFSLKDYVDVLSREEKRFHHYVWHNFPCFLTPVKTGEFIYGYLLMINEKTYSSEMDEVILEHVATLIGIEFVKEYAIEETEVRLQGELVEEVLQKKDIDENTALRRGFKLGFDLSKKQAVLYAKVKMQSLFTKKHQDFGKQLHYIASQQLSKSTSQSILLPKTDALVALIETNGPSKTEDKQQLRTYAEGILKHWRFHYSEPLTIGIGRPYQSIGNLSTSGREAEYAVSYSSLLLSKTDIIHYDDLGFYHLLIQMQESGVPLEQFYSDYLGDLVKGDRHRTDLILTLETYLGHNCHIQQTAAKLYIHRHTLKYRLTQIEKKTGLNIDSAGDRLNLHLAVMAYKFSQADSSA, encoded by the coding sequence ATGCTTACAATAAAAGAAGCATTAAAACTTCCGGCACTGCATGAAACGATTATCAGAGCCGGAGAATCAGGTACTGATCACACAATCAAGTGGGTCACAACTGTTGAAATTATTGAAGATATCTCTCGTTTTCAGGAGGGGGAATTTCTTGTTACTACGGGGTTTGGTTTGAATGAGGATACACCTTATAAAGAGAGACTCATTTCTTTGATAAAGGAAAAGAAGCTCGCCGGGATGGCTCTTTATACAGGGTTTTACATTCCCCATATTCCGGATGAACTGATTGATGCTGCAGATGATGCCGGCCTGCCACTGATCGAAATACCACCTTCGATCAACTTTTCAACTGTTACAAAAGCGATTCTGGAACAGATGGCGAACCGTCAGATCAGGATACTGGAGGATTCCCTATCCATCCATAAAGAAATGACAAAACTCGCCCTTAGTAACGACGGGCTTGATCAGATATTAAAAAAGCTCAGTGAACTTACCCATTCGAGTATGTTTGTATTTGATGATATGTTCCAGCTCCACGCTTATGTAAAAAGACACGGTCAAATGCAGGTGGAGAAAAACGGAATCTACATGAACAACGATCCTTTTTCTTTAAAAGACTATGTAGATGTCCTGAGCAGAGAGGAAAAAAGGTTTCACCACTATGTCTGGCACAATTTTCCATGCTTTTTAACACCTGTTAAAACAGGCGAGTTTATTTACGGGTATCTTTTGATGATTAACGAAAAAACGTATTCCTCAGAAATGGACGAGGTTATTCTTGAGCATGTAGCTACTTTAATTGGTATTGAATTCGTAAAGGAATATGCGATTGAGGAAACAGAGGTCCGGCTTCAGGGAGAGCTTGTAGAAGAAGTACTGCAAAAAAAGGACATTGATGAAAACACCGCTCTCCGCAGAGGATTCAAGCTCGGTTTTGATCTTTCAAAAAAACAGGCTGTTCTCTATGCAAAAGTCAAAATGCAGAGCCTCTTCACCAAAAAGCACCAGGACTTTGGTAAGCAACTTCACTATATCGCATCCCAGCAATTATCAAAAAGCACGAGCCAGAGCATCCTGCTTCCGAAAACAGATGCCCTCGTTGCCTTGATTGAAACAAATGGACCGTCCAAAACAGAAGATAAACAGCAGCTTAGAACATACGCAGAGGGGATATTAAAACACTGGCGTTTTCATTACAGTGAGCCGTTAACAATTGGCATCGGAAGGCCGTACCAGAGCATAGGGAACCTTTCCACCAGCGGCCGGGAAGCAGAATATGCCGTTTCCTACTCTTCCCTCCTTCTTAGCAAAACGGATATTATTCACTATGATGACCTGGGCTTTTACCACCTCCTCATTCAGATGCAGGAATCCGGGGTACCACTTGAGCAGTTCTACAGTGATTATCTCGGAGATCTTGTCAAAGGTGACAGGCATCGGACGGATCTGATCCTTACACTGGAAACGTATCTTGGACACAACTGTCATATTCAGCAGACTGCTGCGAAGCTCTACATCCACCGCCATACATTAAAGTACAGACTGACACAGATCGAGAAAAAAACCGGACTGAATATTGATTCAGCAGGCGACCGTCTGAACCTGCACCTTGCTGTAATGGCTTATAAATTTTCCCAGGCGGACTCATCTGCCTAA
- a CDS encoding glycoside hydrolase family 65 protein: MKQYLKLDDWSVIEEDFNPEHHEISESVFSIGNGHMGQRANFEETYSGSSLQGSYMAGVYYPDKTRVGWWKNGYPEYFAKVLNSTNWIGLKVVIDNEELDLNIAKVSDFVRELNMKEGYLKRSFTAELSGGKKIKVATCRFVSMKVREAGALRYAITPLNFDGELTLTSYLDGDVKNTDANYDEKFWDPVDETVSNESATVIIKTKKLNFHMASTMINEYFQNGQKLTPEVKVAKREKYTSQEVVLPLKQNEETSVVKVAANVTNRDHDTSSLGEVAQRVCRSAMEKGFDRLLSEQKEAWAKKWETSDIVIEGDVSAQQGIRFNIFQLNQTYTGEDDRLNIGPKGFTGEKYGGSTYWDTEAYCLPFYLSTSDQNIARNLLVYRYKHLEKARENARKLGFTKGALYPMVTMNGEECHNEWEITFEEIHRNGAIAYAIYNYVNYTADRDYLGEYGVEVLAEISRFWEERVHFVNPKAVYMMHGVTGPNEYENNVNNNWYTNRIAAWTLEYTLEALAHVNETDPKRYEALINKLDLTEEETSKWSDIIDKMYYPVDEESGIFLQQDGYMDKEQIHVSELDEKHLPLNQNWSWDRILRSCFIKQADVLQGLYFLNSEFDIETKKRNFDFYEPRTVHESSLSPCVHSILACELGYREKAYEMYLRTARLDLDNYNNDTEDGCHTTSMAGTWMSVVHGFGGLKVQSDRLVLNPFIPGQWNAFSFKVLYRKARLNVQVTKEQVVVRNETDEKVDLTIGEEQFTLEGKEEIRTAMKK, from the coding sequence ATGAAACAGTATTTGAAACTGGACGATTGGTCCGTTATTGAAGAAGACTTTAACCCTGAACATCATGAAATTTCAGAAAGTGTGTTCAGTATCGGGAACGGGCATATGGGGCAGCGGGCAAACTTTGAGGAGACCTATTCCGGTTCTTCGCTTCAGGGAAGCTATATGGCAGGTGTCTACTACCCGGATAAGACCCGGGTAGGCTGGTGGAAAAACGGTTACCCGGAATACTTCGCAAAAGTGCTTAACTCAACCAACTGGATCGGCCTGAAGGTTGTAATTGATAATGAGGAACTTGATTTGAATATTGCCAAGGTTTCTGACTTTGTTAGAGAGCTGAATATGAAGGAGGGGTACCTAAAACGATCCTTTACAGCGGAACTTTCAGGCGGGAAGAAAATTAAAGTGGCCACTTGCCGTTTTGTAAGTATGAAGGTTCGCGAAGCAGGGGCTCTTCGATATGCCATTACACCTCTTAACTTTGACGGAGAACTTACGCTTACGTCCTATCTTGATGGTGATGTGAAAAATACGGATGCGAACTATGACGAAAAGTTCTGGGATCCTGTTGACGAGACAGTCTCAAATGAGAGTGCGACGGTAATTATAAAGACAAAGAAGCTGAATTTCCATATGGCTTCCACTATGATCAATGAGTACTTTCAGAATGGACAGAAGTTAACACCCGAGGTAAAGGTCGCGAAAAGAGAAAAATACACTTCTCAGGAAGTTGTACTACCGTTAAAACAGAACGAGGAAACTTCGGTTGTAAAAGTTGCAGCCAATGTCACAAATCGTGACCATGATACCTCCTCCCTGGGAGAAGTCGCACAAAGAGTCTGCCGGTCAGCAATGGAAAAAGGGTTTGATCGTCTGTTAAGTGAGCAGAAAGAGGCATGGGCGAAAAAATGGGAAACGAGTGACATCGTCATTGAAGGAGACGTCAGTGCACAGCAGGGCATCCGGTTTAATATCTTTCAGTTGAATCAGACATACACCGGGGAGGATGACAGATTAAATATCGGTCCTAAAGGCTTTACCGGTGAAAAATACGGCGGAAGCACCTACTGGGATACAGAAGCGTATTGTCTTCCGTTCTACCTCAGTACATCTGATCAGAACATTGCACGTAACCTTCTTGTTTACCGTTATAAGCATCTGGAAAAGGCAAGAGAGAACGCCAGAAAGCTCGGTTTTACAAAAGGGGCTCTTTATCCGATGGTGACAATGAATGGGGAAGAGTGTCATAACGAATGGGAAATTACATTTGAGGAAATTCACCGTAACGGTGCAATTGCCTACGCAATCTATAACTATGTAAACTATACAGCAGACCGCGACTATCTGGGCGAATACGGAGTAGAAGTACTTGCTGAAATATCAAGATTCTGGGAAGAACGTGTTCATTTTGTGAATCCCAAGGCCGTTTACATGATGCATGGTGTAACCGGACCTAACGAATATGAAAATAACGTGAATAATAACTGGTACACAAACAGAATTGCAGCCTGGACCCTCGAGTACACGCTGGAGGCACTGGCCCACGTTAATGAAACAGACCCGAAGAGATACGAAGCTTTAATTAACAAGCTTGACCTGACGGAAGAAGAAACATCGAAGTGGTCTGATATTATTGATAAAATGTATTATCCTGTGGACGAAGAATCAGGGATTTTCCTTCAGCAGGACGGATACATGGACAAAGAACAAATACATGTCAGTGAACTTGATGAAAAGCATCTTCCACTGAATCAGAACTGGTCATGGGATAGAATTCTAAGATCCTGTTTTATTAAACAGGCAGATGTTTTACAGGGGCTTTATTTCCTGAATAGTGAGTTTGATATTGAAACGAAAAAACGCAACTTTGATTTTTATGAGCCTCGTACGGTTCACGAATCCTCATTGTCACCATGTGTGCACAGCATATTGGCATGCGAACTTGGATATAGGGAAAAAGCGTATGAAATGTACCTGAGAACAGCACGTCTTGATCTGGATAACTACAACAACGACACAGAAGACGGCTGTCATACAACGAGCATGGCGGGAACATGGATGAGTGTTGTTCACGGGTTTGGAGGTCTTAAAGTTCAATCAGACCGACTGGTGTTAAACCCGTTTATTCCGGGACAGTGGAACGCATTCTCGTTTAAAGTTCTTTATAGAAAAGCGAGACTGAATGTCCAGGTAACGAAAGAGCAGGTAGTTGTGAGAAACGAAACAGACGAGAAAGTTGATCTGACAATCGGGGAGGAACAATTTACTCTGGAGGGAAAAGAAGAGATTAGGACAGCAATGAAAAAATAA
- a CDS encoding aspartate aminotransferase family protein, whose protein sequence is MKESYLIKPLLDENYPVAAYGKGIYLYDSEGKEYIDGSSGAVTAGIGHGVLEIAAVMKEQAEKVSFVYRSQFSNEPAEKLAVKLKSWAPGDVNWTFFVNSGSEATETALKVALQYWQEKGKPTKTKVLSRWMSYHGITLGALSMSGHVGRRERFTPLLEDFPTLNPPYCYRCPFNRTYPECALHCAKELETAIRRIGADHIAAFIAEPIIGASGAAVVPPDGYYETISEICKRNDILFIADEVMTGIGRCGTRFAIDHWNVTPDIMALGKGLGAGYAPIAATMISDRVMEPIFKGSKLIMSGHTYSANPQSAAVALTVLNYIERHNLIEQSRNVGAYLKDQLKVLQQKYPMIGDVRGRGMLTGVEFVSNIFNKLPFASEIHVSRTIIERAMKKGLIVYPASAGVDGLGGDAVIIAPPLVTKKEEADKIVRLFDQTVKEVQDELQVGGFFSSVG, encoded by the coding sequence GTGAAGGAAAGTTACTTAATCAAACCCTTATTAGACGAAAATTACCCTGTTGCGGCTTATGGTAAAGGTATTTATTTATATGATTCGGAAGGAAAGGAATACATTGATGGCTCATCCGGTGCTGTAACAGCAGGAATCGGTCACGGTGTTCTTGAAATCGCGGCTGTCATGAAAGAGCAGGCGGAAAAAGTCTCGTTTGTATACAGGTCGCAGTTTTCAAACGAGCCGGCAGAGAAGCTGGCAGTAAAATTGAAATCGTGGGCGCCGGGAGACGTAAATTGGACTTTTTTTGTTAACAGCGGCTCTGAAGCAACGGAAACAGCTCTTAAAGTGGCCCTTCAGTACTGGCAGGAGAAGGGTAAGCCCACAAAGACTAAAGTTCTCTCACGCTGGATGAGTTATCACGGAATTACGCTTGGTGCATTATCCATGTCAGGCCACGTTGGCAGACGAGAGAGGTTCACGCCTCTGTTGGAAGACTTTCCTACGTTAAACCCACCTTATTGTTACAGATGTCCTTTTAACAGGACCTATCCGGAATGTGCCCTTCACTGTGCTAAGGAACTTGAAACCGCGATCAGAAGAATTGGTGCAGATCACATTGCTGCTTTTATAGCTGAGCCGATTATCGGCGCATCAGGGGCTGCAGTTGTCCCTCCTGATGGATATTATGAAACCATATCCGAGATATGTAAAAGAAACGATATTTTATTTATTGCAGATGAAGTGATGACCGGTATTGGGAGATGCGGAACCCGGTTTGCGATTGACCACTGGAATGTAACACCGGATATCATGGCTCTCGGTAAAGGCCTTGGAGCCGGATATGCACCTATTGCTGCTACAATGATCAGCGACCGTGTAATGGAGCCGATCTTTAAGGGGTCAAAGTTAATCATGAGCGGGCATACGTACAGTGCCAATCCTCAAAGTGCCGCTGTTGCCTTAACTGTACTCAACTATATCGAACGCCATAATCTTATTGAACAATCAAGAAATGTCGGAGCATACTTGAAAGATCAGCTAAAGGTCCTTCAGCAGAAATATCCAATGATCGGGGATGTAAGAGGAAGAGGGATGCTTACGGGCGTGGAATTTGTATCCAACATTTTTAACAAGCTTCCTTTTGCCTCGGAAATTCACGTCTCACGGACGATTATCGAGCGTGCGATGAAAAAGGGACTCATCGTCTATCCCGCTTCAGCTGGTGTGGACGGACTCGGAGGAGATGCTGTCATCATTGCTCCGCCGCTTGTAACGAAAAAAGAAGAAGCAGACAAAATTGTCCGCCTGTTCGATCAGACAGTAAAGGAAGTACAGGATGAACTGCAGGTTGGCGGTTTTTTCAGCTCAGTAGGGTAA
- the yppF gene encoding YppF family protein — MTLQVLIDFYRVRFNEVPVQADDLMDLLTWCYLSEFITPDTYRLLLRELEERGAEKPLFLSDNAKSMSRIS, encoded by the coding sequence ATGACTTTACAAGTGCTGATTGATTTTTACCGTGTCCGTTTCAACGAGGTTCCCGTTCAGGCAGATGACCTGATGGACCTGTTAACCTGGTGCTATCTCAGCGAGTTCATTACACCTGATACCTACAGATTATTACTTAGGGAACTTGAAGAACGGGGAGCTGAAAAGCCGCTGTTCCTTTCTGACAACGCTAAGAGCATGAGCCGTATATCCTGA
- a CDS encoding MBL fold metallo-hydrolase — protein MNNKISLTLLTVLLLFLAGACGVDEFTEGGQSSHNEEAVEEKNKEEETNGPLSEMPKGSLEVSFLDVGQGDATLFQTEEAVILVDAGRHDQDEVVHYLNERGVTHIDLLVGTHPHADHIGQMPQVLDAFEVKEVWMSGSEAGSQTFEHTLEAILASEADYYEPRAGESFTVGDLSVEVIHPEELTNNLNDDSVSMNISFGEVRFILTGDAENRAEHEMLRRNNHINATILKAGHHGSSTSNTAPFIEAVNPDAAIYSAGENNQYGHPHSEVIELFHQMNIPLFGTAEHGTVTVKTDGESFELLTEKSTDNITENQQERDKSNNQEECIDINEADLEALMTIIHIGEERGKSLKELRPFESVKDLTRINGISEGRLSEIKSQGLACVSSY, from the coding sequence GTGAATAATAAAATCAGCCTGACATTGTTGACAGTACTATTACTGTTCCTTGCCGGTGCATGCGGTGTGGATGAATTCACAGAGGGTGGACAGTCTTCTCATAATGAAGAAGCAGTCGAAGAAAAAAACAAAGAAGAGGAAACCAATGGTCCATTATCGGAAATGCCGAAGGGCTCTCTTGAAGTATCCTTTCTGGATGTAGGACAGGGGGATGCCACTCTTTTTCAAACAGAAGAGGCAGTGATTCTTGTGGATGCCGGCCGTCATGACCAGGATGAAGTAGTGCACTATTTAAATGAAAGAGGCGTCACTCACATCGATTTGCTTGTGGGGACACATCCTCACGCAGATCATATCGGACAAATGCCCCAGGTGCTGGATGCTTTTGAAGTAAAAGAAGTCTGGATGTCCGGCTCGGAAGCGGGTTCTCAGACTTTTGAGCATACACTCGAAGCGATTCTTGCTTCCGAAGCAGATTATTACGAACCGAGGGCAGGAGAGTCTTTTACCGTCGGTGATTTATCTGTGGAAGTCATCCATCCTGAAGAATTAACAAACAATTTGAATGATGATTCGGTAAGTATGAACATTTCATTTGGAGAAGTTCGTTTTATACTTACAGGAGATGCAGAAAACCGGGCAGAACATGAAATGCTCAGACGCAATAACCATATCAATGCAACCATTTTAAAAGCAGGCCATCATGGGTCTTCCACTTCAAATACTGCCCCTTTTATCGAAGCTGTTAATCCCGATGCCGCGATATATTCTGCAGGTGAGAATAATCAATATGGTCACCCTCACTCTGAAGTTATTGAATTGTTCCATCAAATGAACATTCCATTATTCGGAACTGCGGAGCACGGGACAGTTACAGTTAAAACGGATGGTGAAAGCTTCGAACTCCTTACGGAAAAATCAACGGATAACATAACTGAAAACCAACAGGAACGAGATAAGAGCAATAATCAGGAAGAGTGCATTGATATCAATGAAGCAGATCTTGAGGCGCTCATGACTATTATCCATATTGGAGAAGAACGGGGCAAAAGCCTGAAAGAGCTTCGTCCGTTCGAATCAGTAAAAGACTTGACCCGTATCAACGGAATTTCAGAAGGCAGGCTCAGTGAAATCAAAAGCCAGGGACTTGCCTGTGTGTCATCATATTGA
- a CDS encoding DUF420 domain-containing protein has product MSVWNKINAHYVKTVIIVTIIVNALVVALSFLPGYDGELPYVIRQLPLLNATLNSFTFMFLIGALIAIKKGNITVHRRFIYSAFTTTFVFLLSYVTYHFMAPSTPFGGEGAIVAFYYFILITHIILAAAIVPLALMSFFSGYNDHRDRHRKWVRFSMPMWLYVSFTGVLVYILISPYY; this is encoded by the coding sequence GTGTCAGTTTGGAATAAGATTAATGCCCATTATGTAAAGACCGTCATTATCGTAACGATCATTGTAAATGCTCTCGTAGTTGCCCTTTCTTTTCTCCCGGGTTATGACGGAGAACTTCCTTATGTTATCAGGCAGCTTCCTCTTTTAAATGCAACACTTAACAGCTTTACATTTATGTTTTTAATCGGTGCCCTGATTGCGATAAAAAAAGGGAATATTACAGTGCACAGAAGGTTTATTTACAGTGCTTTCACCACGACGTTCGTCTTCCTTCTGTCTTATGTGACATATCACTTTATGGCTCCTTCTACACCGTTTGGAGGAGAAGGTGCCATTGTAGCCTTTTATTACTTTATTTTAATTACCCACATCATTCTTGCAGCGGCCATTGTTCCTCTTGCACTGATGAGCTTCTTCAGTGGTTATAACGATCACAGGGACCGTCATCGCAAATGGGTTCGTTTCTCAATGCCGATGTGGCTTTATGTTAGCTTTACAGGTGTTTTGGTATATATATTAATATCTCCATACTATTGA
- a CDS encoding MFS transporter — MWIANFSVAASATMVLPFLSLYIETFGNYSPAYVQRWSGFVFGITFLIAFLVSPLWGRFGDRFGRKKILLVTGYGIAISIFLMGYVDSVLELFFLRMLMGIVTGFIPTSLALISSQTDKKNAGKVLGTLQTGTVGGGLIGPLIGGALADGFGFTYTFIITAVVISTATTFVAFSIQEVRSHGPKNKMKHQSMGEVFRYIFGNRMLFMIMVVSLIVQTANFSIQPQLALYVSSLVTVENIAFLAGFTFSVTGLGNLVATRSWGKLGDEIGHEKVLLICIGLGALFFIPQAFVTNIWQLIVLRFLFGIQIGGIIPCVTAYIRRVVPLEVQGEVLGYNQSFRFLGNVTGPVLGGIIAGYYTISSIFYFSTTLFVLAAAGIWWAMRKNARTKEAAATHR, encoded by the coding sequence ATGTGGATTGCTAACTTCAGTGTAGCGGCAAGTGCCACGATGGTGTTACCGTTTCTCTCTCTTTATATAGAAACGTTTGGAAACTACTCCCCGGCTTATGTACAGCGGTGGTCGGGGTTCGTGTTTGGTATTACTTTTCTCATTGCCTTTCTCGTATCACCCTTGTGGGGAAGATTTGGCGACCGCTTCGGCAGGAAGAAGATTCTTCTAGTTACCGGTTATGGGATTGCGATTTCGATTTTCTTAATGGGATATGTTGATTCGGTTTTGGAATTATTTTTCTTGAGAATGCTTATGGGGATAGTGACTGGCTTCATTCCCACGTCGCTTGCTCTTATATCTTCACAGACAGATAAAAAAAATGCAGGAAAAGTTCTTGGGACCCTTCAGACAGGCACTGTAGGAGGCGGGCTGATCGGTCCTCTGATTGGCGGGGCACTGGCGGATGGGTTTGGTTTCACGTATACCTTTATTATAACGGCAGTTGTCATTTCAACAGCTACAACATTTGTTGCTTTTTCCATTCAGGAAGTACGCAGTCACGGGCCAAAAAACAAAATGAAGCACCAGAGCATGGGAGAGGTATTCCGGTACATTTTCGGCAACCGGATGCTTTTTATGATTATGGTTGTTTCACTGATTGTTCAGACTGCCAACTTCAGTATCCAACCTCAGCTTGCCCTTTATGTAAGTTCACTCGTGACCGTGGAGAACATCGCTTTTCTGGCTGGTTTTACCTTTTCAGTTACCGGCCTTGGAAACCTTGTTGCAACAAGGTCCTGGGGAAAGCTTGGAGATGAAATCGGTCATGAGAAAGTTCTGCTAATATGTATTGGCTTAGGAGCCTTGTTCTTTATTCCACAGGCATTTGTGACAAACATCTGGCAGCTGATTGTTCTCCGGTTTTTATTTGGAATCCAGATCGGCGGTATTATTCCGTGTGTAACAGCTTATATAAGAAGAGTAGTGCCACTTGAAGTTCAGGGGGAAGTGCTCGGATATAATCAGAGCTTTCGTTTTCTCGGTAATGTTACCGGGCCTGTTCTTGGAGGAATTATTGCAGGGTATTATACAATCTCATCTATTTTTTATTTTTCAACCACGTTATTTGTTCTGGCAGCAGCCGGTATATGGTGGGCTATGAGAAAGAACGCGCGGACAAAAGAAGCCGCCGCCACTCACAGATGA
- a CDS encoding aspartyl-phosphate phosphatase Spo0E family protein, with amino-acid sequence MLQQSIEKKRAELLLKAKHYGFGAKETLTCSIELDELIIAYQENRLPGLRH; translated from the coding sequence ATGTTACAACAAAGCATAGAGAAAAAGAGGGCTGAACTTCTGTTAAAAGCGAAACACTATGGCTTCGGAGCTAAAGAAACACTGACCTGTTCGATTGAATTAGACGAGCTCATAATCGCCTATCAGGAAAACCGTTTGCCCGGTTTAAGGCATTAG